Proteins from a single region of Bos javanicus breed banteng chromosome 7, ARS-OSU_banteng_1.0, whole genome shotgun sequence:
- the LOC133251153 gene encoding olfactory receptor 2L8-like produces MVGGNASSVTDFILVGLFPEFQHSIVLNFVVIFIYILAFLGNLLLIVLIWGDSRLHTPMYILLSQLSLIDLTLTSTIVPKTASNFFTGKRTISWIGCGTQSFFYLMLGMSECLILTLMAYDRYVAVCIPLRYLTIMSPRFCLHMVAGCWIGGSIGSFIHTVYPMHFPICGSREIHHFFCEVPVLIKLSCEDTSVYQLVVVVTSIVLLVVPFSLIIASYTLIFLTVLRMNSVKGRKKALATCSSHLTVVSLFFGPNIFIYMTFTSSHSPEQDQALSLFSNILTPMLNPLIYSLRNKEVVAALMKLVGRCGVS; encoded by the coding sequence ATGGTGGGTGGGAATGCATCATCAGTAACTGATTTCATCCTTGTGGGACTCTTTCCTGAGTTTCAGCATTCCATTGTTCTCAACTTCGTGGTCATTTTCATCTACATCCTTGCTTTCCTGGGAAACTTACTTCTCATTGTCTTGATTTGGGGGGACTCTCGGCTCCATACACCCATGTACATTCTCCTCAGTCAACTCTCCCTCATTGACTTGACATTAACTTCCACCATTGTTCCGAAGACAGCCTCTAACTTTTTCACAGGGAAAAGGACCATATCATGGATTGGCTGTGGAACACAGAGTTTCTTCTACTTGATGTTGGGAATGTCAGAATGCCTCATCTTGACTCTCATGGCTTATGACCGCTACGTGGCTGTCTGCATCCCGCTGCGTTATCTCACCATCATGAGCCCCAGGTTCTGTCTGCACATGGTTGCTGGATGTTGGATTGGAGGCTCCATAGGTTCATTTATCCATACAGTCTACCCTATGCATTTTCCCATCTGTGGGTCAAGGGAGATCCACCATTTCTTCTGTGAGGTCCCAGTCCTCATTAAGCTTTCCTGTGAAGACACTTCAGTGTATCAGTTAGTGGTGGTGGTCACAAGCATTGTACTGCTTGTTGTGCCTTTCAGTCTCATCATAGCTTCCTATACACTCATCTTCCTCACTGTCCTGCGTATGAACTCTGTCAAGGGCAGGAAAAAAGCCCTGGCCACCTGCTCTTCCCACCTAACTGTGGTAAGTCTCTTCTTCGGCCCAAACATATTCATCTACATGACTTTCACTTCCTCACATAGTCCAGAGCAGGACCAGGCTCTCTCTCTTTTCAGCAACATCCTCACTCCCATGCTGAACCCCCTtatctacagcctgaggaacaagGAGGTGGTGGCAGCTCTCATGAAGTTGGTGGGGAGATGTGGGGTATCTTAG
- the LOC133252039 gene encoding olfactory receptor 2T1-like translates to MAKRNNVSTTDFILLGLFPEFQYASLLVYLILLVYLIALTGNSILTFLIWLDVHLHTPMYFLLSQLSLIDLFYISSSVPKMVINHSLGKHSISFIGCGIQMFFCLSLGGAECLLLTFMSYDRFVAICNPLQYTVIMNSKVCLLIAVASWTGGALNSLIQTIYTMHFPICGLKEINHFFCEMPAVLKLSCEDTSDYEMVVFVVSIIFILIPFNLIIASYIQIFLTVLKMKSPEGRNKALATCSSHLTVVSLYLGPGIVVYMTPGSSHTPALDQGLSVFYTILTPMLNPIIYSLRNKEVVGALRKVLRKKLVSK, encoded by the coding sequence ATGGCAAAAAGAAACAACGTATCTACTACAGATTTCATCCTCTTGGGCCTCTTTCCTGAGTTCCAATATGCCAGCCTCCTGGTCTACCTCATTCTTCTGGTCTACCTCATTGCCCTCACAGGGAACTCCATACTCACCTTCCTGATCTGGCTGGATGTTCACCTCCACACTCCCATGTACTTCTTACTCAGCCAGCTCTCTCTCATTGACTTGTTCTACATCTCCAGCTCAGTTCCTAAGATGGTCATCAACCACTCTTTGGGGAAGCACAGCATCTCTTTCATTGGCTGTGGAATCCAAATGTTTTTCTGCCTGAGTCTAGGTGGTGCTGAGTGTCTCCTTCTGACCTTCATGTCGTATGACCGATTTGTGGCTATTTGTAATCCCCTGCAATACACAGTCATCATGAATTCTAAGGTCTGTTTGCTCATAGCAGTAGCATCATGGACTGGGGGTGCTctaaattcactcattcaaacCATCTACACCATGCATTTTCCCATATGTggtctaaaggaaataaatcacttCTTCTGTGAGATGCCAGCCGTCTTAAAGCTATCCTGTGAGGATACTTCAGATTATGAGATGGTGGTATTTGTGGTAAGTATCATATTTATCCTCATCCCTTTCAACCTCATAATTGCCTCCTACATTCAAATCTTCCTCACTGTTCTCAAAATGAAATCTCCTGAGGGGAGGAACAAAGCTCTGGCCACGTGCTCTTCTCACCTGACTGTGGTGAGTCTCTACCTGGGGCCAGGCATAGTGGTGTACATGACACCTGGCTCCTCCCACACCCCAGCATTGGATCAAGGTCTTTCTGTGTTCTACACTATTCTTACTCCCATGCTGAACCCCATTATATATAGCCTGAGGAACAAGGAGGTGGTGGGGGCCCTGAGAAAGGTCCTGAGGAAGAAGCTGGTATCAAAGTAA